In the Syntrophorhabdaceae bacterium genome, one interval contains:
- the ftsA gene encoding cell division protein FtsA, translated as MVKDDELIVGLDIGTTKICVVVGRVSEERVNIVGIGSHPSTGLRKGVVVNMDSTVNSIRKAVEEAELMAGIKIDACLAGIGGAHIKSFNSNGVVAIKDKEVKQDDIERAIDAAKAVAIPADRELIHVIPQEFIVDDQDGIRDPVGITGVRLEVKVHIVTGSIS; from the coding sequence ATGGTAAAGGACGATGAACTGATCGTAGGACTCGACATCGGAACGACGAAGATATGTGTCGTGGTCGGAAGGGTCTCGGAGGAAAGGGTCAACATCGTCGGCATCGGCTCACATCCATCCACCGGTCTCAGAAAAGGGGTCGTCGTCAATATGGACAGCACCGTCAATTCCATAAGGAAGGCCGTGGAAGAGGCGGAGCTCATGGCAGGCATTAAGATTGACGCGTGTCTTGCCGGCATCGGAGGAGCACATATCAAGAGCTTCAATAGTAACGGCGTTGTGGCGATCAAAGACAAAGAGGTGAAGCAGGACGACATCGAGCGGGCCATCGACGCGGCCAAAGCCGTGGCCATTCCCGCCGACAGGGAACTGATCCATGTGATACCACAGGAGTTTATCGTCGATGATCAGGATGGTATCAGGGATCCCGTGGGGATCACAGGCGTGAGACTGGAAGTCAAGGTACATATCGTAACGGGCAGCATCTCT
- a CDS encoding FtsQ-type POTRA domain-containing protein, translating into MKKFLYMLFLVPLAALAVLSVIYLSSRKEPLFFLQNVKINGINQLSDKDIMGSISPLLKESLLKIDVTKIRDVVASHPFVREVRIKRVYPFSMVIDVKEKIPSALWVNDQGAVTVLDESGDPYRTLPRGELKGLYIISAKDKSDVKSLFREVNGWMDEGIVKKESVSEVAYKEGSITIFGYDDPVEIILGKEEQKTRLKRAIAVLEDAKRRGLLIKCIDARFEKGAIIQERKG; encoded by the coding sequence ATGAAGAAGTTCCTCTATATGCTGTTTCTCGTTCCGCTCGCCGCCCTCGCGGTGCTTTCAGTGATCTACCTGTCTTCCCGGAAGGAACCGCTTTTCTTCCTCCAAAACGTGAAGATCAACGGCATCAATCAATTGAGCGATAAAGATATTATGGGGAGCATATCGCCTCTGCTCAAAGAAAGCCTCCTCAAGATCGACGTAACCAAAATAAGGGACGTTGTCGCGTCTCACCCCTTCGTGAGAGAAGTCAGGATAAAAAGGGTCTACCCCTTTTCCATGGTTATTGACGTAAAGGAGAAGATCCCTTCAGCGCTCTGGGTCAACGATCAGGGCGCTGTTACGGTCCTCGATGAATCCGGCGACCCGTACCGCACGCTTCCCAGAGGTGAGCTCAAGGGACTTTACATCATTAGTGCGAAAGACAAATCCGATGTAAAAAGTCTTTTCAGAGAAGTGAACGGATGGATGGATGAGGGGATTGTCAAGAAGGAGAGCGTCTCGGAAGTCGCTTACAAAGAGGGGAGCATCACAATCTTCGGATACGATGACCCCGTCGAGATCATCCTTGGCAAGGAAGAACAGAAGACGAGATTGAAACGTGCAATTGCGGTGCTTGAAGACGCGAAGAGAAGAGGGCTTCTCATAAAATGCATAGACGCGCGCTTTGAAAAAGGTGCAATCATACAGGAAAGGAAGGGGTAA